One genomic segment of Brassica napus cultivar Da-Ae chromosome A3, Da-Ae, whole genome shotgun sequence includes these proteins:
- the BNAA03G58480D gene encoding uncharacterized protein BNAA03G58480D isoform X1, translating into METGVAVTGQEIGPGFHTPVNPDGYVTIDVESFSHVIHKDFSSSSPRVTLQRSVSRKESLRSNNERKLHSNANGNDKETSSPQSPVRGSCTPEKASTVRPIDHVGTDTTAATIVSASPLHQITVTTTSATGGNMISEQNRERIFGFARKSSFKRSRTSWMLDPKKILIFFATLSSMGSILLIIFTLSISKSNPGDMV; encoded by the exons ATGGAAACTGGTGTAGCAGTTACGGGTCAAGAAATCGGACCCGGGTTTCATACACCCGTTAATCCTGATGGATACGTAACAATCGATGTCGAAAGTTTCTCTCATGTTATCCACAAAGACTTCTCTTCTTCGAGTCCCAGAGTTACA CTGCAGAGAAGTGTTTCCAGGAAAGAGTCTCTAAGAAGCAACAACGAGAGGAAACTCCATTCTAACGCAAATGGTAATGACAAAGAGACCTCATCCCCTCAGTCTCCAGTTAGAG GGTCATGCACGCCGGAAAAGGCAAGCACTGTGAGGCCCATAGATCATGTAGGCACGGACACAACCGCAGCCACCATTGTTTCAGCCTCACCGCTTCATCAGATCACTGTTACTACGACTTCAGCCACGGGCGGAAATATGATCTCCGAGCAAAATAGAGAAAGAATATTTGGATTTGCAAGGAAGTCGAGTTTTAAACGTTCTCGCACTTCTTGGATGCTTGATCCGAAGAAAATCCTTATCTTCTTTGCAACTTT GTCTAGCATGGGATCGATCTTGTTAATCATATTCACTCTCTCGATCAGCAAGTCTAATCCCGGAGATATGGTCTAA
- the BNAA03G58480D gene encoding uncharacterized protein BNAA03G58480D isoform X2 has translation METGVAVTGQEIGPGFHTPVNPDGYVTIDVESFSHVIHKDFSSSSPRVTRSVSRKESLRSNNERKLHSNANGNDKETSSPQSPVRGSCTPEKASTVRPIDHVGTDTTAATIVSASPLHQITVTTTSATGGNMISEQNRERIFGFARKSSFKRSRTSWMLDPKKILIFFATLSSMGSILLIIFTLSISKSNPGDMV, from the exons ATGGAAACTGGTGTAGCAGTTACGGGTCAAGAAATCGGACCCGGGTTTCATACACCCGTTAATCCTGATGGATACGTAACAATCGATGTCGAAAGTTTCTCTCATGTTATCCACAAAGACTTCTCTTCTTCGAGTCCCAGAGTTACA AGAAGTGTTTCCAGGAAAGAGTCTCTAAGAAGCAACAACGAGAGGAAACTCCATTCTAACGCAAATGGTAATGACAAAGAGACCTCATCCCCTCAGTCTCCAGTTAGAG GGTCATGCACGCCGGAAAAGGCAAGCACTGTGAGGCCCATAGATCATGTAGGCACGGACACAACCGCAGCCACCATTGTTTCAGCCTCACCGCTTCATCAGATCACTGTTACTACGACTTCAGCCACGGGCGGAAATATGATCTCCGAGCAAAATAGAGAAAGAATATTTGGATTTGCAAGGAAGTCGAGTTTTAAACGTTCTCGCACTTCTTGGATGCTTGATCCGAAGAAAATCCTTATCTTCTTTGCAACTTT GTCTAGCATGGGATCGATCTTGTTAATCATATTCACTCTCTCGATCAGCAAGTCTAATCCCGGAGATATGGTCTAA